A genomic window from Gossypium hirsutum isolate 1008001.06 chromosome D10, Gossypium_hirsutum_v2.1, whole genome shotgun sequence includes:
- the LOC107940939 gene encoding probable NAD(P)H dehydrogenase (quinone) FQR1-like 1 has translation MVTKVYIVYYSMYGHVEKLAQEMKKGAESVEGVEVKLWQVAETLPEEVLGKMGAPPKTDAPIITPDELTEADGVLFGFPTRFGMMAAQFKAFMDATGGLWRTQALAGKPAGIFYSTGSQGGGQETTPLTAITQLVHHGMLFVPIGYTFGAGMFEMEKVKGGSPYGAGTFAGDGSRQPSELELGQAFHQGKYFAGIAKKLKGTTA, from the exons ATGGTCACCAAAGTCTACATTGT ATACTATTCCATGTATGGACATGTTGAGAAACTGGCCCAAGAGATGAAGAAAGGAGCTGAATCTGTCGAGGGAGTGGAAGTCAAACTTTGGCAG GTAGCAGAAACACTACCAGAAGAAGTTCTTGGGAAAATGGGAGCACCACCAAAGACAGATGCCCCTATCATAACACCAGATGAGCTGACGGAGGCAGATGGTGTGCTATTTGGGTTTCCAACTAGATTTGGGATGATGGCTGCACAGTTTAAAGCATTCATGGATGCAACTGGTGGTCTATGGAGAACACAAGCCCTTGCTGGTAAACCTGCTGGCATTTTCTACAGCACTGGCTCCCAAGGTGGTGGACAAGAAACTACTCC CTTAACTGCAATCACTCAACTGGTTCACCATGGAATGCTATTTGTGCCCATTGGGTACACTTTTGGTGCTGGTATGTTTGAGATGGAGAAAGTGAAAGGTGGAAGCCCTTATGGTGCTGGAACATTTGCTGGGGATGGTTCAAGACAGCCCTCTGAGCTAGAGTTAGGGCAAGCTTTCCACCAAGGCAAGTATTTTGCTGGCATTGCAAAGAAGCTCAAGGGAACAACAGCTTGA